A stretch of the Serratia marcescens genome encodes the following:
- the licT gene encoding BglG family transcription antiterminator LicT — protein sequence MKVIKVLNNSLVLTADDDNREVIAMGKGIGFNSKTGDEINPAAIEKVYVVQEGQKGRDYLRLIETAPTEHIEIVQMILSEANRQLNGNINEQIFFTLADHISFAIERHHKGIAIQNRLLFEVKRFYPREFAVGLQALAYINQRLNIHLPEEEAGNIAFHLVNGQTEVQNMEHTLLAVKMLKDVFNIIKYHFRINIDTDSLNYARFLVHMQFFIQRMIDGKQMASKADFLFAQMTAEYPHAYRGALLIRDYVKNLLQMEMSNDELLYLMIHLTRITDQPET from the coding sequence ATGAAAGTCATTAAGGTTCTCAACAACAGTCTGGTGTTAACCGCGGACGACGATAACCGTGAGGTTATCGCTATGGGTAAGGGAATTGGTTTTAACAGCAAAACCGGAGACGAGATCAACCCGGCCGCCATTGAGAAAGTGTATGTGGTGCAGGAGGGGCAAAAGGGGCGCGATTACCTGCGGCTGATTGAAACTGCTCCGACGGAACACATCGAAATTGTGCAGATGATCCTCAGTGAGGCCAACCGCCAACTGAACGGCAACATTAATGAACAAATTTTCTTTACGCTGGCTGATCACATCAGTTTCGCTATTGAGCGTCATCACAAGGGCATTGCCATCCAAAACCGCCTGCTGTTCGAGGTGAAGCGCTTCTACCCGCGAGAGTTTGCGGTGGGGCTGCAGGCCTTGGCATACATTAACCAGCGGCTGAATATCCATCTGCCCGAAGAGGAAGCGGGCAATATCGCCTTTCATCTGGTCAATGGCCAGACCGAAGTGCAAAACATGGAGCACACGTTGCTGGCGGTGAAGATGCTGAAAGATGTTTTCAATATCATCAAGTATCACTTTCGCATCAATATCGACACCGATTCGCTGAACTATGCGCGCTTTTTGGTGCATATGCAGTTCTTTATCCAGCGCATGATTGACGGCAAGCAGATGGCCTCGAAGGCCGATTTTCTGTTTGCCCAGATGACCGCCGAGTACCCGCACGCCTATCGCGGCGCGCTACTGATCCGCGATTACGTGAAGAATCTGCTGCAAATGGAGATGTCGAACGATGAGCTGCTGTATTTGATGATCCACCTGACGCGCATCACCGATCAGCCGGAGACCTGA
- a CDS encoding chromate transporter gives MSGVLIALALIFTELSLLAFGGGMTILPEMQRQVVEVHQWMSAQEFSALFAMAQAAPGPNMMIVPLVGWHVAGWAGLLVSSVAKFGPSSIVTLLVMGAWRRFKDRPWRRIVQAGLVPLTVGLVAASGILIAEASAPSWRLAAIVALATGLSMSKRLHPLWVLAGGALLGLLFA, from the coding sequence ATGAGCGGGGTTTTGATAGCGCTGGCGCTGATCTTCACCGAGCTCTCTTTGCTGGCGTTTGGCGGCGGGATGACCATTTTGCCGGAAATGCAGCGGCAGGTGGTGGAGGTGCATCAATGGATGAGCGCCCAGGAGTTCAGCGCGCTGTTCGCCATGGCGCAGGCCGCGCCGGGGCCGAACATGATGATCGTGCCGCTGGTCGGTTGGCACGTGGCCGGCTGGGCGGGGCTGTTGGTGTCTTCGGTCGCCAAGTTCGGGCCGTCTTCCATCGTCACGCTGCTGGTGATGGGCGCCTGGCGGCGCTTTAAGGATCGCCCGTGGCGCCGCATCGTGCAGGCCGGGCTGGTGCCGCTGACCGTGGGGCTGGTGGCGGCCAGCGGCATCTTGATCGCCGAGGCTTCCGCGCCCAGCTGGCGGCTGGCGGCGATCGTGGCGCTGGCGACGGGATTGAGCATGAGCAAGCGCCTCCATCCGCTGTGGGTGCTGGCGGGCGGCGCGCTGCTCGGCTTGCTGTTCGCCTGA
- a CDS encoding serralysin family metalloprotease — MSSRHNDILQDDDEFTSLSATSPNYHNYQFYYHQPGSRYDGLGYGALFTLDNANLYSNQRGGAAINNLGKIRDNFSFDRAADQLTRPGLTHNGDQVYHQPVALTYSFLTQSALNRIGQTGDGDKGLQPLTQAAQAQALKSMQAWADVANVTFTETASTDINHRADITFAYFTQRADGSAAEGSGPNAINAYAYYPPSSKPGSDNAFAGTVWFNKNFATHQAPVSGDFSSQTFTHELGHALGLAHPGSYDASLGNPSYQNDAAYYQDSLQYSIMSYFNAGYTGADTKGMYGYGPMVDDIAAIQKLYGANMSTRTGDTVYGFNSNTGRDFLTATADNGKPVNFAVWDAGGNDTLDFSGYSQQQMINLNDGAFSSVGGGTQNVAIARGAIIENAIGGSGRDVIIGNDQDNLLAGNAGSDILYGGLGADHLWGGKDANNFTDYFVYLNAKESTVAAFDVIEDFEHGIDKIDLSGLRFNNSLSELRFIDSGSAFSGQKGEIQLNFDAFNGTTDLLMNTQSNSYAADFKIHVVGQVEQSDILFA; from the coding sequence ATGAGCAGTCGCCACAACGACATTTTGCAAGATGATGATGAGTTCACCAGCCTGTCCGCCACATCCCCCAACTATCATAACTATCAGTTTTACTATCACCAGCCCGGCAGCCGCTATGACGGATTGGGCTACGGCGCGCTGTTTACGCTGGACAACGCCAACCTGTACAGCAACCAGCGCGGCGGAGCAGCCATCAACAACCTGGGTAAAATCCGCGATAACTTCAGCTTCGATCGCGCCGCCGATCAGCTGACGCGGCCGGGCCTGACGCACAACGGCGATCAGGTGTATCACCAGCCGGTGGCGCTGACCTATTCCTTCCTGACGCAGAGCGCACTGAACCGCATCGGCCAGACCGGTGACGGTGACAAAGGGCTGCAACCGCTGACTCAGGCGGCGCAGGCACAGGCGCTGAAATCGATGCAGGCGTGGGCCGACGTGGCGAACGTGACCTTTACCGAAACGGCATCCACCGATATCAACCACCGCGCGGACATCACCTTCGCGTATTTCACCCAGCGCGCCGACGGCAGCGCCGCTGAGGGCAGCGGCCCGAATGCCATCAACGCGTACGCCTATTACCCGCCGAGTTCCAAACCGGGTAGCGATAACGCCTTTGCCGGCACGGTGTGGTTCAACAAAAACTTCGCCACCCATCAGGCGCCGGTTAGCGGCGACTTCAGCAGCCAGACCTTCACCCACGAGCTGGGGCATGCCCTGGGGCTGGCGCACCCGGGATCTTATGACGCGTCGTTGGGCAACCCGAGCTATCAGAACGATGCCGCTTACTATCAGGATTCGTTGCAATACTCGATCATGAGCTATTTCAACGCCGGTTATACCGGCGCCGACACCAAAGGGATGTATGGTTATGGCCCGATGGTGGATGACATCGCCGCGATCCAAAAATTGTACGGCGCCAATATGAGCACCCGCACCGGCGACACGGTGTACGGCTTCAACTCCAACACCGGGCGCGATTTCCTGACCGCCACGGCGGACAACGGCAAACCGGTCAACTTCGCGGTGTGGGACGCCGGCGGCAACGACACGCTGGATTTCTCCGGCTACAGCCAGCAGCAGATGATCAACCTGAACGACGGGGCGTTCTCCAGCGTCGGCGGCGGCACGCAGAACGTCGCCATCGCGCGCGGGGCGATCATCGAGAACGCCATCGGCGGCAGCGGGCGTGATGTGATCATCGGCAACGATCAGGACAACCTGCTGGCGGGCAACGCCGGTTCCGACATCCTGTACGGCGGCCTGGGGGCGGATCATCTGTGGGGCGGCAAAGATGCCAACAACTTCACCGACTATTTCGTCTATCTCAATGCCAAAGAGTCCACGGTGGCGGCGTTCGACGTGATTGAAGACTTCGAGCACGGCATCGACAAGATCGATCTCTCCGGCCTGCGTTTCAACAACAGCCTGAGCGAGCTGCGCTTTATCGACAGCGGCAGCGCCTTCAGCGGCCAGAAGGGCGAGATCCAGCTCAACTTCGACGCCTTCAACGGCACCACCGATCTGCTGATGAACACCCAGAGCAACAGCTATGCCGCCGACTTCAAGATCCACGTGGTCGGGCAGGTGGAGCAGAGCGATATCTTGTTTGCCTGA
- a CDS encoding LysR family transcriptional regulator, whose product MAMIELRRLRAFVTVVEEGNITRAAERLFIQQPPLTRLLQGLEDELGVTLLQRLPRGVRVTEAGGVLFEEARALLARAERLREAVQRAARGEQGHIAIGFTSSAALHPFVPNLLRRYRDILPGITTQLEEAGSGELMEALLEQRLDAAFVRSPASGIPGLSVEPVLSEPMIVALPLGHRLAQETQQPLPLAELAHEAFILYRRPAGQGLYDAILAACHRAGFSPRIVQEAPRLPATLSLVGAGLGLSVVPGSMRRLAGDGIVYRTLAEEAQLSAPLYLALRRSPASPIVERFRELVAEAVQVSG is encoded by the coding sequence ATGGCTATGATCGAACTGCGTCGCCTGCGGGCATTCGTCACCGTGGTGGAAGAAGGCAACATCACCCGCGCCGCCGAGCGGCTGTTTATCCAGCAGCCGCCGCTCACCCGCCTGCTGCAGGGGCTGGAAGATGAACTGGGCGTCACCTTGTTGCAGCGCCTGCCGCGCGGCGTGCGCGTTACCGAAGCAGGCGGCGTGCTGTTCGAAGAAGCCCGCGCCCTGCTGGCGCGCGCCGAACGCCTGCGCGAAGCGGTGCAGCGCGCCGCTCGCGGCGAACAGGGGCACATCGCCATCGGCTTCACCAGCTCCGCCGCGCTGCACCCGTTCGTGCCCAACCTGCTCCGCCGCTACCGCGACATCTTGCCGGGCATCACCACCCAGCTGGAAGAAGCCGGCAGCGGCGAACTGATGGAGGCGTTGCTGGAACAGCGCCTCGACGCCGCCTTCGTGCGCTCGCCGGCCAGCGGCATTCCCGGCCTGAGCGTGGAGCCGGTGCTCAGCGAACCGATGATCGTCGCCCTGCCGCTGGGCCACCGGCTGGCACAAGAAACGCAGCAGCCGCTGCCGCTGGCCGAACTGGCCCACGAGGCGTTTATTCTCTATCGCCGCCCAGCCGGCCAGGGGCTGTACGACGCCATCCTGGCCGCCTGCCACCGCGCCGGCTTCAGCCCGCGCATCGTGCAGGAAGCGCCGCGCCTGCCGGCCACCCTCAGCCTGGTCGGCGCCGGGCTGGGGCTGTCAGTGGTGCCCGGCTCGATGCGGCGGCTGGCCGGCGACGGCATCGTCTACCGCACCCTCGCCGAAGAAGCGCAGCTCAGCGCCCCGCTTTACCTGGCGCTGCGCCGCAGCCCGGCTTCGCCGATCGTTGAGCGCTTTCGCGAACTGGTCGCCGAAGCGGTTCAGGTCTCCGGCTGA
- a CDS encoding protease inhibitor Inh/omp19 family protein, translated as MSVLCSSALGSSLPLLEPAALKGEWQLAAIGDGKAVCEVQLSDEAVANTNAFRFSASAQCLQPLALQTLPVAWRPTPDGMTLTDAEGSMVAFLALTAPKRYELIDRNGPSRFMLIPR; from the coding sequence ATGAGCGTATTGTGCAGCAGTGCCCTGGGCAGTTCACTGCCGTTGCTGGAACCCGCCGCGCTGAAGGGCGAGTGGCAGCTCGCCGCCATCGGCGACGGTAAAGCCGTCTGCGAGGTGCAGCTGAGCGACGAAGCGGTAGCCAACACCAACGCCTTCCGCTTCAGCGCCTCCGCCCAGTGCCTGCAGCCGCTGGCGCTGCAAACGTTGCCGGTCGCCTGGCGGCCGACGCCGGACGGCATGACGCTGACCGACGCCGAAGGCAGCATGGTGGCGTTTCTGGCCCTGACCGCGCCAAAGCGCTATGAGCTGATCGATCGCAACGGCCCTTCACGCTTTATGCTGATCCCGCGCTAA
- a CDS encoding chromate transporter: MSDINTLKPHPAAAPGNAELFVGFLWLGLIGFGGVLPLARSMLVERRRWLSGEQFTELLGLCQFLPGGNVINLSVAVGMEFRGLRGALCALLGLISAPTAIVVGLGVVYARFQNDPHVQHVFAGLAAAAAGLLLSTGIKMLLPLRGKWPALAIVALALIAIAWLRLPLLPTMLVLAPLSILLMWRWPS; this comes from the coding sequence ATGTCAGATATCAATACGTTAAAACCGCACCCGGCGGCAGCGCCGGGCAACGCAGAGCTGTTTGTGGGCTTTCTGTGGCTGGGGCTGATCGGCTTCGGCGGCGTGCTGCCGCTGGCGCGCAGTATGTTGGTGGAGCGCCGGCGCTGGCTGAGCGGCGAACAGTTTACCGAGCTGCTCGGGCTGTGCCAGTTCCTGCCCGGCGGCAATGTGATCAACCTGTCGGTGGCGGTGGGGATGGAGTTTCGCGGGCTGCGCGGCGCGCTGTGCGCCTTGCTGGGCCTCATCAGCGCGCCGACGGCGATCGTGGTGGGACTGGGCGTGGTCTACGCCCGCTTCCAAAACGATCCGCATGTGCAGCATGTGTTCGCCGGGCTGGCCGCCGCCGCCGCCGGGCTGCTGCTGTCGACCGGGATCAAGATGCTGCTGCCGCTGCGCGGTAAATGGCCGGCGTTGGCGATCGTCGCGCTGGCCTTGATCGCCATCGCCTGGCTGCGCCTGCCGCTGTTGCCGACCATGTTGGTACTGGCGCCGCTGAGCATTCTGCTGATGTGGCGGTGGCCGTCATGA
- a CDS encoding DUF1795 domain-containing protein: MSALSRCAFSEGSVALPEGYADRTVNVLLAGDDVSPSINISRDALQPAENLEGYVTRQLDALAQGLKGWAFKSREPATLGDGLTAGEWVRASYLRDGKRIWQNQAVFALAEGRVLVFTLAMARKLTPQDDALLQQVLNSYRAA; the protein is encoded by the coding sequence ATGTCCGCTTTATCCCGCTGCGCTTTCAGCGAAGGCAGCGTCGCTTTGCCGGAAGGCTATGCCGATCGCACCGTCAACGTGCTGTTGGCCGGCGATGATGTTTCCCCCTCAATCAATATTTCCCGCGATGCGCTGCAGCCGGCGGAGAACCTGGAAGGCTACGTCACCCGCCAGCTCGATGCGCTGGCGCAGGGGCTGAAAGGCTGGGCGTTCAAAAGCCGCGAGCCGGCGACGCTGGGCGATGGATTAACCGCCGGTGAATGGGTGCGCGCCAGCTACCTGCGCGACGGCAAGCGCATCTGGCAAAACCAGGCGGTGTTCGCGCTGGCGGAAGGCCGGGTGCTGGTGTTCACCCTGGCGATGGCGCGCAAGCTGACGCCGCAAGACGACGCCCTGCTGCAGCAGGTGCTGAACAGCTACCGGGCGGCATAA
- a CDS encoding alpha/beta fold hydrolase has translation MLRFTRSALLCATLAAFTAAAETPKFGPELQGFHYPYPLQQFSFTSQGQPLKMAYMDVPPEGTANGRTALLLHGKNFCAATWQDTIKALSKAGYRVIAPDQIGFCSSTKPAHYQYSFQQLAQNTHGLLQNLKISRTIVIGHSTGGMLATRYSLMYPQAVEQLVMVNPIGLEDWKAKGVPWRSVDQWFKCELNTTAEGIRNYEQRTYYGGRWKPEYDRWVDMLAGLNNGPGHRLVAWNSALIYDMIFTQPVYYEFKDLQTPTTLMIGTADTTAIGSDIAPPAVKAKIGHYAELGKQAAKLIPHATLIEFAGLGHAPQMEEPARFHQALLKALQP, from the coding sequence ATGCTGAGATTCACCCGTAGCGCGCTGCTGTGCGCCACGCTGGCCGCGTTCACCGCCGCCGCCGAAACGCCGAAGTTCGGCCCGGAGCTGCAGGGTTTTCACTACCCTTACCCGTTACAGCAGTTCAGCTTCACCTCGCAGGGGCAGCCGTTAAAAATGGCCTATATGGACGTGCCGCCGGAAGGCACCGCCAATGGCCGCACCGCGCTGTTGCTGCACGGTAAAAACTTCTGCGCCGCCACCTGGCAGGACACCATCAAGGCACTGAGCAAGGCCGGCTACCGCGTCATCGCACCGGATCAAATCGGCTTTTGCTCCTCCACCAAACCGGCGCATTACCAGTACAGCTTCCAGCAGCTGGCGCAAAACACCCACGGCCTGTTGCAGAACCTGAAAATCAGCCGGACCATCGTCATCGGGCACTCCACCGGCGGCATGCTGGCCACGCGCTACAGCCTGATGTATCCGCAGGCAGTGGAGCAACTGGTCATGGTCAACCCGATCGGCCTCGAGGACTGGAAGGCCAAAGGCGTGCCGTGGCGCAGCGTCGATCAATGGTTCAAGTGCGAGCTGAACACCACCGCCGAGGGCATCCGCAACTATGAGCAGCGCACCTACTACGGCGGCCGCTGGAAGCCGGAGTACGATCGCTGGGTGGATATGCTGGCCGGGCTGAACAACGGGCCGGGCCATCGCCTGGTGGCGTGGAACTCGGCGCTGATCTACGACATGATCTTCACCCAGCCGGTGTATTACGAGTTCAAGGATCTGCAAACCCCCACCACGCTGATGATCGGCACCGCCGACACCACCGCCATCGGCAGCGATATCGCCCCGCCGGCGGTCAAGGCCAAAATCGGGCATTACGCGGAGCTGGGCAAACAGGCGGCGAAGCTGATCCCGCACGCCACGCTGATCGAGTTCGCCGGGCTGGGCCATGCGCCGCAAATGGAGGAGCCGGCGCGTTTCCATCAGGCACTGCTCAAGGCGCTGCAGCCCTGA
- a CDS encoding dihydrofolate reductase family protein, with amino-acid sequence MRQIIASAFVSLDGVMQAPGGQDEDRSGGFRFGGWTAPYWDDAIAETMGDLFSTPFDLLLGRRTYDIFAGYWPQITDEADPFSADIARVFNQATKYVATHHGETLAWENSQWLGRDILARLRELKRTQGPVLLVQGSSTLMQQLLANDLVDELRLLTYPVVLGGGKRLFDDNAAPAAFTLAHSVVSPGGVIVAHYRRAGAVTTGSFVAESAAAAQP; translated from the coding sequence ATGCGACAGATTATTGCCAGCGCCTTCGTCAGCCTCGACGGCGTGATGCAGGCGCCGGGCGGGCAGGACGAAGACCGCAGCGGCGGCTTTCGCTTCGGCGGCTGGACCGCGCCTTACTGGGATGACGCCATTGCGGAAACGATGGGCGATCTTTTCTCGACGCCGTTCGATCTGCTGCTGGGGCGGCGCACCTACGACATTTTCGCCGGCTACTGGCCGCAGATCACCGACGAGGCCGATCCGTTTTCCGCCGACATCGCCCGCGTGTTCAATCAGGCCACCAAGTACGTCGCCACCCACCACGGCGAGACGCTGGCGTGGGAAAACAGCCAGTGGCTGGGGCGGGACATCCTCGCCCGGCTGCGCGAGCTGAAGCGCACCCAAGGGCCGGTGCTGCTGGTGCAGGGCAGCAGCACGCTGATGCAACAGCTGCTGGCCAACGATCTGGTGGACGAACTGCGCCTGCTCACCTACCCGGTGGTGCTTGGCGGCGGCAAGCGGCTGTTCGATGACAACGCGGCGCCGGCGGCCTTCACGCTGGCCCACTCGGTGGTCTCGCCCGGCGGCGTGATCGTGGCCCACTACCGCCGCGCCGGCGCGGTGACGACCGGCTCCTTCGTGGCGGAAAGCGCGGCGGCGGCCCAGCCGTAA